A genomic window from Terrisporobacter glycolicus ATCC 14880 = DSM 1288 includes:
- a CDS encoding DMT family transporter codes for MSEITKSNRLKGIFFIILSAFGFAVMSAFIKLSGDLPNMQKVFFRNLVAATIALFLIIKHKGSFTGKKENRKILIYRSIFGTIGVIFNYYAIDKLVLSDANMLNKISPFLVVIFCALILKEKINVKQISAIIVAFIGALFIIKPTFDVRVVPYMIGFLSAVFAALAYTFVRMLGNKEEYYTIVFFFSTFSLITVLPMFLMVYEPMTSMQFIYLILAGVFASLGQFGITLAYKYAPAKEISIFDYSNIIFSAILSIFLFGAYPDSISVVGYFIIFAAALYMFLYNKKQDKLIK; via the coding sequence ATGAGTGAAATAACAAAATCAAACAGATTAAAAGGCATATTCTTTATAATTTTATCTGCCTTTGGATTTGCAGTTATGTCGGCTTTTATAAAATTATCAGGTGACTTACCTAATATGCAAAAAGTGTTTTTTAGAAATTTGGTAGCTGCAACAATTGCATTATTTTTAATAATAAAACATAAAGGAAGCTTTACAGGAAAAAAAGAAAATAGAAAAATATTAATATATCGTTCTATATTTGGAACAATTGGAGTTATTTTTAATTATTATGCTATAGATAAGCTAGTATTATCAGATGCAAATATGTTAAATAAAATAAGTCCATTTTTAGTAGTAATATTTTGTGCTTTGATATTAAAGGAAAAAATTAATGTGAAACAAATATCAGCTATAATTGTTGCATTTATTGGGGCACTATTTATAATAAAACCTACCTTTGATGTTAGAGTTGTGCCATATATGATAGGCTTTTTAAGTGCAGTATTCGCTGCTCTTGCATATACTTTTGTAAGGATGCTAGGAAATAAAGAAGAGTATTATACCATTGTATTTTTCTTTTCTACATTTTCATTAATTACAGTTTTACCAATGTTTCTAATGGTTTATGAGCCAATGACATCGATGCAGTTTATTTATTTAATATTAGCAGGTGTATTTGCCAGTCTTGGTCAATTTGGAATTACTTTGGCTTATAAATATGCTCCAGCTAAAGAAATTTCAATATTTGATTATAGTAATATCATATTCTCAGCTATTTTAAGTATATTCTTATTTGGTGCATATCCAGATAGTATTAGTGTTGTAGGTTACTTTATAATATTTGCAGCAGCTTTGTATATGTTCCTATATAACAAAAAACAAGATAAGTTAATAAAATAA
- a CDS encoding TrkA C-terminal domain-containing protein, with translation MKEKYTVPIYQKIALDLANKIHTGDIKEGSTLYGRSILAGKYNVSPETIRRAIKLLEDIDIVESIKGKGVIVLSSNNALSFIKKYEDITNISSYKSNLYRLLEDKSRIDSDIILTLNKILDYSDRLEVINPLVPIQFTVEAHCKFIGKTAAETKFWQNTGATIVAIKRGDELIISPGPYIVFMEKDILLVVGDRYIYNSVPTFLYD, from the coding sequence ATGAAAGAAAAATATACCGTTCCTATATATCAAAAAATAGCATTAGATTTAGCAAATAAGATACATACTGGGGACATAAAAGAAGGTAGTACTCTTTATGGTCGTTCTATACTTGCTGGGAAATACAATGTTTCTCCAGAGACAATAAGAAGAGCAATAAAACTACTAGAAGATATCGACATAGTTGAAAGTATAAAAGGTAAAGGTGTAATAGTTTTATCTTCTAATAATGCATTATCTTTTATAAAAAAATATGAAGACATTACAAACATATCTTCTTATAAAAGTAATTTATATAGATTACTTGAAGATAAATCAAGAATTGATAGCGATATAATTCTTACATTAAACAAAATATTAGATTACTCTGATAGATTAGAAGTTATTAATCCGCTAGTTCCTATACAGTTTACTGTAGAAGCTCACTGTAAATTCATTGGAAAAACAGCAGCAGAAACTAAATTTTGGCAAAATACTGGCGCTACTATTGTTGCAATAAAAAGAGGAGATGAATTAATTATTTCTCCAGGACCTTATATAGTATTTATGGAAAAAGATATCTTATTAGTTGTTGGTGATAGATATATTTACAACTCAGTACCAACTTTCTTATACGATTAA
- the glpK gene encoding glycerol kinase GlpK — protein sequence MEKKYVIALDQGTTSSRAVIFNKQGEIVSVSQKEFSQIFPQSGWVEHDPMEIWGCQSGVMREVVETASIDPKEIAAIGITNQRETTIVWDKNTGKPIYNAIVWQCRRTSKICDELKEKKLEQVIRDKTGLIIDAYFSATKVKWILDNVKGARKKAERGELLFGTVDTWLIWKLTNKKVHVTDYSNASRTMMFNINELKWDEDILNELDIPLSMLPEVKPSSYIYGNTDMHILGEEVPISGCAGDQQSALFGQTCFEEGSAKNTYGTGCFLLMNTGNKLVKSKNGLLTTIAWGIGESVTYALEGSIFMGGASIQWLRDELRMLKNASDSEDYANKVDDTKGVYVVPAFTGLGAPYWDMYARGTILGLSRGAKKEHIIRATLESIAYQTKDVLSAMEEDSNILLKDLRVDGGASKNNFLMQFQSDILNVNIDRPKVVETTALGAAYLAGLAVGFYDDLSNIKNNCRLDKHFTPSMEEEKRKKLYKGWKKSVSRALDWAREDEE from the coding sequence ATGGAAAAAAAATATGTAATTGCCCTAGACCAAGGAACGACAAGCTCTAGAGCGGTAATTTTTAATAAACAAGGTGAAATAGTATCTGTATCACAAAAAGAGTTTAGTCAAATATTCCCACAGTCAGGATGGGTAGAACATGATCCTATGGAAATTTGGGGATGTCAAAGCGGCGTTATGAGAGAAGTTGTAGAAACTGCATCAATAGACCCAAAAGAAATAGCTGCTATAGGAATAACAAATCAAAGAGAAACTACAATAGTATGGGATAAAAATACAGGAAAACCTATTTATAACGCCATTGTATGGCAATGTAGAAGGACTTCGAAAATTTGTGATGAATTGAAGGAAAAAAAACTAGAACAGGTTATAAGGGATAAGACAGGTCTTATTATAGATGCATATTTTTCTGCAACAAAAGTTAAATGGATTTTAGACAATGTGAAAGGTGCTAGAAAAAAAGCTGAAAGAGGAGAACTTTTATTTGGAACTGTAGATACTTGGCTAATATGGAAGTTGACAAATAAAAAAGTTCATGTTACAGACTATTCAAATGCTTCTAGAACAATGATGTTTAATATAAATGAATTAAAATGGGATGAAGATATACTAAATGAGCTTGATATTCCATTAAGTATGCTTCCTGAAGTTAAACCATCTAGTTATATATATGGTAATACAGATATGCATATATTAGGAGAAGAAGTTCCTATTTCAGGATGTGCAGGTGACCAACAATCAGCATTATTTGGACAAACTTGTTTTGAAGAAGGTAGCGCTAAAAATACTTATGGAACAGGCTGTTTCTTATTAATGAATACAGGAAACAAATTAGTTAAATCAAAAAATGGATTATTAACTACAATTGCATGGGGTATAGGAGAGAGTGTAACTTATGCATTAGAAGGAAGTATATTTATGGGTGGTGCATCTATTCAATGGCTTAGAGATGAACTTCGTATGTTAAAGAATGCTTCTGATAGTGAAGACTATGCAAATAAAGTAGATGATACAAAGGGGGTATATGTGGTGCCAGCATTTACAGGTCTTGGTGCACCATACTGGGATATGTATGCAAGGGGGACTATACTTGGTCTTAGTAGAGGTGCTAAGAAGGAGCATATAATTAGAGCAACTTTGGAATCTATAGCTTATCAAACTAAGGATGTGCTTTCTGCTATGGAAGAAGATTCTAATATATTATTAAAGGACCTAAGAGTTGATGGCGGTGCTAGTAAAAATAATTTCTTAATGCAGTTTCAATCAGATATTTTAAATGTAAATATAGATAGACCTAAAGTTGTAGAGACAACTGCTCTTGGTGCAGCATATTTAGCAGGATTAGCAGTAGGTTTTTACGATGATCTTAGCAATATAAAAAATAATTGTAGGTTAGATAAGCATTTTACACCTTCTATGGAAGAGGAGAAAAGAAAAAAACTATATAAGGGATGGAAAAAGTCTGTATCTAGAGCACTTGATTGGGCTAGAGAAGACGAAGAATAA